In a genomic window of Siphonobacter curvatus:
- a CDS encoding sensor histidine kinase, with protein MNNTLLSLLKNNLFFKDNSVRELIKPGLIFSFLLINGYILTARIMEGQWKMNPVNLVLSQFFLSVMCSSVWLSIIAILHEPKIPKQWQKIVLSFISSGLISVLFYYSFHFIAEDYPLKPLTTYPFYWVLFRLFNRGLAICLFFYPLAYFYVKQKELMDSKLQIEAVKSAQLTDQIKLLQQQMTPHFLFNSLNVLKSGNHDKWTKKYIVELSKTIRHQLYNTSHKHNLISVTQELQLVESYIYLLKERFDGALEVSIQVSEQGKQSKFPPYTLQTLVENALNYNLMLMDKPLYIEVFDEQDCLVVRNNYQPRQDIDTIQQTAFQVAFNNIQERYQLLTDRLMVIIRHNNSFIVKAPLIVESLVPEDVS; from the coding sequence ATGAATAATACGCTTCTTTCTCTCCTAAAAAATAATTTGTTCTTTAAAGATAATTCCGTTCGTGAACTCATCAAACCCGGACTGATTTTCTCTTTTCTGTTGATCAATGGATACATCTTGACGGCACGTATCATGGAAGGTCAATGGAAAATGAATCCGGTGAATTTAGTTCTTTCACAATTTTTTCTGTCTGTGATGTGTAGTTCAGTATGGTTATCCATTATAGCCATTCTGCACGAACCCAAAATCCCGAAACAATGGCAGAAAATCGTCTTGAGTTTTATAAGTAGTGGCTTAATTTCAGTTCTTTTCTATTACTCATTTCACTTCATAGCTGAAGACTATCCATTAAAACCCTTAACTACTTATCCATTTTATTGGGTTTTATTTCGATTATTTAATCGTGGCTTAGCCATTTGTCTATTCTTTTATCCCCTAGCCTACTTTTACGTCAAACAAAAAGAGCTGATGGATTCAAAGTTACAGATTGAAGCCGTAAAAAGTGCACAATTAACCGATCAAATTAAGTTATTACAACAGCAAATGACTCCTCACTTTTTATTCAATTCACTGAATGTATTAAAGTCGGGTAATCATGATAAGTGGACAAAAAAATACATTGTAGAATTGAGTAAAACCATTCGTCATCAACTCTATAATACTAGTCACAAACATAACTTGATCAGTGTGACACAGGAATTGCAGCTTGTTGAATCGTATATCTACCTCTTAAAGGAACGTTTTGATGGGGCTTTGGAAGTATCCATTCAAGTGAGCGAGCAGGGTAAACAATCTAAATTTCCACCTTATACTTTACAAACCTTAGTAGAAAATGCACTAAACTATAATTTAATGTTAATGGATAAACCTTTGTACATTGAAGTATTTGACGAACAGGATTGTCTGGTGGTAAGGAATAATTATCAACCCCGGCAGGATATAGATACGATCCAGCAAACGGCCTTTCAGGTTGCCTTCAATAATATCCAGGAACGCTACCAATTACTAACGGACCGTTTGATGGTAATTATTCGACACAACAATAGTTTTATCGTTAAAGCCCCATTGATCGTCGAATCGTTGGTGCCAGAAGACGTAAGCTGA
- a CDS encoding MarR family winged helix-turn-helix transcriptional regulator translates to MKKNTEDIIIANIESHLVNSVAISFNMVNMLMVRLLDREYIRRGFTFQFDQVPVLAIVHLAGDSLLSQQDIATLIKRDKSSVRRSLQVLERDGYVQTLADAADKRKKLIRLTDKGKLVVEMAFRTASRFDDFLTEELNPDELDQLNQILKKMHALYERQLAE, encoded by the coding sequence ATGAAAAAGAATACAGAGGATATAATCATTGCAAATATAGAATCGCATTTAGTTAATTCGGTTGCCATTTCGTTTAATATGGTAAATATGCTTATGGTTAGACTACTGGACCGTGAGTATATCAGACGAGGATTTACTTTTCAGTTTGATCAAGTGCCGGTACTGGCTATTGTCCATTTGGCCGGCGATTCCCTTTTATCTCAGCAGGATATTGCTACGCTCATCAAACGGGATAAATCCAGCGTGCGACGCTCCCTGCAGGTTTTAGAACGGGATGGCTATGTGCAAACCCTGGCGGATGCTGCGGATAAACGAAAAAAACTGATCAGGCTCACCGATAAAGGTAAATTAGTCGTGGAAATGGCTTTTCGTACAGCCAGCCGGTTCGACGATTTTCTAACTGAAGAATTAAACCCGGACGAACTTGATCAGCTGAATCAAATACTTAAAAAGATGCACGCTCTTTACGAACGTCAATTAGCTGAATAA
- a CDS encoding sensor histidine kinase produces the protein MKDGSVRELIKPGFIFCFILIYAYVLPLRLPHEWQQDPINLLTSQFFLLLMCCSGWVAILYILHEPSLPQSWQKISASIVACVLISIGFHYAFHSFGELYTAKPLEQYPLSWALLRLSIRGLMIVSLLFPFAFFYVKRREVMLSLVHIEKVKNEQLADQLLLLQQQMTPHFLYHSLHVLDSGNTDDWTKRYIAELNKVVSYQISEGVEESLILLEDELQFVESYIYILQERFEGSLQVSFNVSTQAKQAKVPPYTLQTLVENAIKHNSMSTSKPLSIEIFDEQQYIVVRNNYQPKVNFEDHAQTASGIGLKNIQERYQLLANQSIMVIQQENEFIAKAPLLIDIGHLEYRDTNKV, from the coding sequence ATGAAAGATGGTTCAGTTCGTGAACTTATAAAACCGGGGTTTATTTTCTGCTTTATTTTGATTTATGCCTATGTACTTCCCTTACGTCTCCCGCATGAATGGCAACAGGATCCAATTAATCTATTAACTTCCCAGTTTTTTCTTCTTTTGATGTGTTGTTCAGGTTGGGTAGCCATTCTGTACATACTTCACGAGCCCAGTCTTCCTCAAAGCTGGCAAAAAATCTCAGCTAGTATTGTAGCGTGTGTGCTGATTTCCATTGGGTTTCACTACGCCTTTCATTCATTCGGAGAGTTGTATACAGCTAAACCTCTGGAGCAATACCCCTTATCATGGGCTTTACTACGATTGTCGATTCGGGGTTTGATGATCGTATCTTTGCTTTTTCCGTTCGCTTTTTTTTATGTAAAACGCCGAGAGGTGATGTTATCCCTGGTTCATATAGAAAAAGTAAAAAATGAACAATTAGCCGATCAACTCCTGCTATTACAGCAACAAATGACACCGCATTTTTTATATCATTCTTTACATGTACTGGATTCAGGTAATACCGATGATTGGACCAAAAGATACATCGCAGAATTAAACAAGGTAGTTAGTTATCAAATTTCCGAAGGTGTAGAAGAAAGCCTGATTTTATTAGAGGATGAATTACAGTTTGTCGAGTCCTATATTTATATTTTGCAGGAACGATTTGAAGGTTCTCTACAGGTATCATTTAATGTAAGTACGCAAGCTAAACAAGCTAAAGTTCCTCCCTATACTTTACAAACCTTGGTAGAAAATGCGATCAAGCATAACAGTATGTCTACTAGTAAACCCCTATCGATTGAAATTTTTGACGAACAACAATATATTGTAGTAAGAAATAACTATCAGCCTAAAGTAAATTTTGAAGATCATGCTCAGACCGCTTCTGGTATTGGATTGAAAAATATTCAGGAACGGTACCAGTTATTAGCGAATCAATCAATTATGGTAATTCAACAGGAAAATGAATTTATTGCCAAAGCACCTTTACTGATAGATATAGGGCATCTTGAGTATAGAGACACTAACAAAGTCTAG
- a CDS encoding TonB-dependent receptor, with protein sequence MKLLLTVLVFLPLFVWAQDSTYTLQGRIQDEQARPIPGATILLLKHTKVLQGVVADSTGHFELHRLAKETYQVQVTALGYESYTSSSFSLNRNPWNLSVIKLQPSKNTDLKEVKITGKRPLIEHDLDKTIVNVENLLSSATSHVLETLEKVPGITVETDGTIRLNGMSSVTVLMDGKPTYLSGRDLADYLRSLPASSLDRLELMTNPSTKYDAAGSALLNIKRKKERLQGLNGSLSTNYSQGWESRTNQSISLQYTQQKLRLSGLLSHSKDGNQTREQVDRTFTEASGQSKAFVNLMNRSWLSGHSLTGKLEIEYAFTKKTSLSLELDYTHAPKREGLSYLSKRFAPELDSTGRGSIDAHSQRNNRGLTLHLQREFDRKGQEWTVDLTHWSYSNRSTQFLQNQSYAPHEVLITDQRFRYDLPSSLLISTAKTDFTRPFASGGTLEAGLKWSYVTNDLDSRYYQRVDNELIPNYRQSNHFVYEESIRSAYINARKNGKRWQAQAGLRLEQTWLKGEQRENPEVPQTSFSRQYTNVFPSIFLSYKLDSTGTRSLTLSASRRINRPNYHQLNPFLFYLDNYTYTSGNPQLLPAYPQQFELKYQHNTIWGLSVQYNQFRNIIFQTTQAVGDVFITRPGNIANGRLLSLSAYASYNPFPIWTFTASGGFVHLAILPTEVYGQALDARLLTGRINVTNQLKLGKTWRAECTMSYTGPSINGQRRSQSLYRINAGIQKSLWSNKGSINLMVEDWLRSWVQREQTGSLGGATEFRTSRTDTRRIGLAFAYRFGKQTRNRSYSDAAQEEKGRVN encoded by the coding sequence ATGAAACTCTTACTGACCGTACTCGTCTTTTTGCCACTGTTCGTCTGGGCTCAGGATTCCACCTATACCTTACAGGGCAGGATTCAGGATGAACAGGCTCGCCCCATTCCCGGAGCAACGATTCTACTTTTGAAACATACAAAAGTACTGCAAGGGGTAGTTGCCGATAGTACCGGACATTTTGAGTTACATCGGCTGGCGAAGGAAACTTATCAGGTACAGGTGACCGCTTTAGGCTACGAAAGCTACACCAGTTCATCCTTTTCCCTGAATCGCAACCCCTGGAATCTTTCGGTCATTAAGCTTCAGCCTTCAAAGAATACGGACTTAAAGGAAGTAAAGATTACGGGTAAACGTCCGTTGATTGAACACGATCTGGATAAAACGATTGTAAACGTCGAGAATCTACTGAGTAGTGCGACCAGCCACGTGCTGGAAACGCTAGAAAAGGTACCAGGAATTACAGTGGAAACGGACGGTACGATCCGCTTGAATGGCATGAGCAGTGTCACCGTACTCATGGACGGGAAGCCGACGTATTTGTCTGGACGCGATCTGGCCGATTATCTACGGTCGTTACCCGCTTCCTCCCTCGACCGACTGGAACTGATGACGAATCCCTCCACTAAATACGATGCTGCCGGTAGTGCTTTACTGAATATCAAACGCAAGAAAGAACGATTGCAGGGCCTAAATGGTAGCCTGAGTACCAATTACAGTCAGGGTTGGGAAAGTCGGACGAACCAGAGTATATCGCTTCAGTATACCCAGCAAAAATTACGACTATCCGGGCTGCTTTCTCATAGTAAGGATGGCAATCAAACCCGTGAACAAGTGGACCGAACCTTTACTGAAGCATCCGGTCAGTCGAAGGCTTTTGTCAATCTGATGAATCGCTCCTGGCTCAGCGGTCATAGCCTGACGGGTAAACTGGAAATCGAGTACGCATTTACGAAAAAAACTTCGCTCAGTCTGGAGCTGGATTATACGCACGCCCCCAAACGGGAAGGGTTATCCTACCTCAGTAAGCGTTTTGCCCCAGAGCTTGACTCCACCGGACGCGGCTCGATTGATGCTCATTCGCAACGGAATAATCGTGGCCTCACCCTGCACTTACAGCGGGAATTTGACCGGAAAGGGCAGGAATGGACCGTTGACCTTACGCACTGGTCGTATAGTAATCGAAGCACACAGTTCCTGCAAAATCAAAGTTATGCCCCCCATGAAGTGTTAATAACTGACCAGCGATTTAGGTATGATCTCCCTTCCTCACTACTAATTAGTACGGCTAAAACGGATTTTACCCGTCCGTTCGCGAGCGGTGGTACACTGGAAGCAGGTTTAAAATGGAGTTATGTAACTAACGATCTTGACTCGCGGTACTATCAACGGGTGGACAATGAATTGATCCCCAATTACCGCCAGTCCAATCATTTCGTCTATGAGGAATCGATTCGTTCGGCGTATATTAATGCTCGTAAAAATGGAAAACGCTGGCAGGCCCAGGCAGGGCTGCGGCTTGAACAAACTTGGCTGAAGGGAGAACAGCGGGAAAATCCGGAAGTACCTCAAACCAGTTTTTCCCGACAATACACCAATGTGTTTCCCAGCATTTTTCTAAGTTATAAACTCGATAGCACGGGTACGCGATCGCTAACGCTGAGTGCCAGTCGCCGGATTAACCGACCGAATTATCACCAACTAAATCCCTTCCTGTTTTATCTGGACAACTATACTTATACCTCAGGAAATCCCCAGCTTTTACCCGCTTACCCTCAGCAATTCGAGCTTAAGTATCAACACAATACCATTTGGGGCCTGAGTGTTCAGTATAACCAGTTCCGTAATATCATTTTTCAAACAACTCAGGCCGTGGGAGATGTTTTTATTACACGTCCCGGAAACATTGCCAACGGCAGACTCCTTTCACTTTCAGCTTATGCCTCCTATAATCCCTTTCCCATTTGGACGTTCACGGCATCCGGCGGGTTCGTACATCTGGCCATTTTACCGACTGAAGTGTACGGACAAGCCCTGGACGCACGATTGCTAACGGGTCGTATCAACGTAACGAATCAATTGAAGCTGGGTAAAACCTGGCGAGCAGAATGCACCATGAGTTACACGGGTCCCAGTATCAATGGTCAACGCAGGAGTCAATCCCTGTATCGAATCAACGCCGGAATTCAAAAGTCACTTTGGTCCAATAAAGGGAGTATCAATCTGATGGTGGAAGACTGGCTGCGAAGCTGGGTGCAGCGTGAACAAACCGGCAGCCTAGGAGGGGCTACGGAGTTTCGGACCAGTCGAACCGACACGCGTCGGATAGGTCTGGCCTTTGCGTATCGTTTCGGCAAACAAACCCGAAATCGCTCGTATAGTGATGCTGCCCAGGAGGAAAAAGGACGGGTTAACTAA
- a CDS encoding sialidase family protein, translating into MIRLTYFLLLWCLSLGAFAAHPLFSDTTKVYGLPLLTKTPKGDVILSWTEKDNQSVVGYYFATSTDQGQHFSDKQLIFSAPGIGTGQLMRPKLIFKGDGTWVAVFTYNPKMTAKPMVATAAPAAAPQGGGHEGHGARPAGGGGRPNMGDRKAMQVVYTFSKNAGKSWSTPQPVYQDVDVPALRGFFDATVMANGEVAVAYLKDVIGSTKHEERDLRLVVSKGDRFEPEQLLDPTPCDCCPISLLTDTDGKLNVYYRDNRDNIRDIARLISKDNGKTFSQSEILHDDNWQINGCPHSGAVSVRSGKSGLVSWFSAGKNEPGLRLVTTEGKKLLVITDPSAKNAALVGSKDGGVLLWDQNKQDGAGKSIAYRTVKGTAVSDTKWLNETASTMNPSGLMVGNNQLLIASEVATPQGKNSIQLTKESL; encoded by the coding sequence ATGATACGTCTTACGTATTTTCTCTTGCTCTGGTGCTTGAGCCTAGGAGCCTTCGCGGCCCATCCCTTGTTTAGTGATACGACTAAAGTATACGGACTTCCACTCCTGACTAAAACACCCAAAGGGGATGTGATTTTATCTTGGACCGAGAAGGACAACCAAAGTGTAGTGGGCTACTACTTTGCAACGTCTACCGATCAGGGTCAGCATTTTTCCGACAAGCAACTGATCTTTTCAGCACCCGGCATTGGTACAGGTCAGTTGATGCGGCCCAAACTTATCTTTAAAGGAGACGGAACATGGGTAGCCGTTTTCACCTATAATCCTAAAATGACGGCCAAACCGATGGTGGCAACAGCCGCCCCGGCCGCTGCTCCACAAGGCGGTGGCCACGAAGGTCATGGTGCCCGGCCAGCCGGCGGCGGAGGTCGTCCCAATATGGGGGACCGGAAAGCTATGCAGGTAGTGTATACGTTTTCTAAGAACGCCGGCAAAAGCTGGTCTACACCTCAGCCCGTGTACCAGGATGTAGATGTACCTGCTCTGCGGGGCTTTTTCGACGCTACGGTTATGGCCAATGGTGAAGTAGCAGTTGCTTATCTGAAAGACGTGATCGGCAGTACCAAACACGAAGAGCGTGACTTACGCCTGGTCGTATCGAAAGGAGATCGCTTTGAACCGGAACAATTGCTGGACCCTACCCCCTGCGATTGCTGCCCAATTAGTTTGCTAACGGATACCGATGGCAAGCTTAACGTATATTACCGCGATAACCGTGATAACATTCGTGACATTGCTCGACTAATTTCCAAAGACAATGGCAAAACGTTTTCGCAATCCGAGATTCTGCACGATGATAACTGGCAAATCAATGGTTGCCCGCATTCAGGTGCCGTTTCCGTACGTTCAGGTAAGAGCGGACTAGTATCGTGGTTTTCGGCGGGTAAGAATGAACCCGGTCTTCGTCTGGTAACGACCGAAGGCAAAAAACTGCTCGTTATTACCGATCCATCGGCTAAAAATGCCGCCTTGGTGGGTTCGAAAGACGGCGGGGTTTTACTCTGGGACCAGAACAAACAGGATGGTGCCGGTAAAAGCATTGCGTACCGGACGGTTAAAGGCACTGCCGTTTCTGATACAAAATGGCTCAATGAAACCGCCAGTACCATGAATCCGAGTGGTTTGATGGTGGGCAACAACCAACTTCTGATCGCTAGTGAAGTGGCGACGCCCCAAGGGAAAAATTCCATTCAACTCACGAAGGAGTCTTTGTAA
- a CDS encoding FAD-dependent oxidoreductase, producing the protein MTIQGKTIAIVGGGPGGLTLARLLQLQGAEVKVYERDVNEKARVQGATLDLHEESGLEALRQAGLMEAFWAHYRPDAGKLRVVDAKGTIYWDDHVQDSYQDDRPEIDRGPLRNLLLDSLQPGTVVWDRQLMTMRPRQEGWELTFQNGTSVQADLVIGADGARSRIRPFLTEIKPFYSGITVLEGAVPNAETASPSIHKLLKGGKIFALGNSQSLIVSSKGDGSMAFYAGFRTEEDWVRTSRIDFTQKDQVLAWFQSEFAAWDDHWSELFTQAETPFIPRPQYCMPLDQTWEAQANLTLLGDAAHLMPPYAGEGVNMAMADALELSQCLTNPAYATTLEAIAAYERQMRSRASQVAKATLESTEMLHAPGALEALVTVFKG; encoded by the coding sequence ATGACTATACAAGGTAAAACAATCGCCATCGTTGGCGGAGGACCGGGAGGCCTGACCCTTGCTCGCCTGTTACAACTACAAGGAGCCGAGGTAAAGGTATACGAACGGGATGTGAACGAAAAGGCCCGCGTCCAGGGAGCCACCCTGGATTTACACGAAGAGTCGGGTCTGGAAGCCCTCCGCCAGGCAGGACTAATGGAAGCATTCTGGGCCCATTACCGACCCGATGCCGGTAAGTTACGAGTCGTAGATGCGAAGGGAACGATCTACTGGGATGATCATGTACAGGATTCGTATCAGGACGATCGTCCGGAAATTGACCGTGGGCCCTTACGAAACCTGTTGCTGGATTCATTACAGCCAGGTACGGTGGTTTGGGATCGTCAATTGATGACGATGCGACCCAGACAAGAAGGATGGGAACTGACTTTTCAAAACGGAACATCCGTACAAGCCGACCTAGTAATTGGAGCCGACGGAGCTCGTTCCCGCATTCGACCGTTTTTAACGGAAATCAAACCCTTTTACAGTGGCATTACGGTGTTGGAAGGAGCCGTTCCGAATGCCGAAACAGCCAGTCCATCCATTCATAAGCTGTTAAAAGGAGGCAAGATCTTTGCCTTAGGAAACAGTCAGTCACTGATTGTGAGTTCAAAAGGTGACGGCAGTATGGCCTTTTACGCAGGATTCAGAACGGAAGAGGACTGGGTACGGACGTCAAGGATTGACTTCACCCAAAAAGATCAGGTACTGGCCTGGTTTCAATCGGAATTTGCGGCGTGGGATGATCATTGGTCCGAACTGTTTACCCAAGCCGAAACGCCCTTTATCCCTCGTCCACAGTACTGCATGCCCTTAGATCAAACCTGGGAAGCACAAGCTAACCTGACTTTGCTGGGTGACGCGGCTCACCTGATGCCACCTTACGCGGGTGAAGGCGTGAATATGGCCATGGCGGACGCTCTCGAATTGAGTCAGTGCTTGACGAATCCCGCGTATGCGACTACGCTGGAAGCCATTGCAGCTTACGAACGGCAGATGCGATCCCGGGCCTCGCAAGTGGCTAAAGCTACCCTCGAATCTACGGAAATGCTACACGCTCCGGGAGCTTTGGAAGCCTTAGTAACGGTATTTAAAGGGTAG
- a CDS encoding LytR/AlgR family response regulator transcription factor, translated as MVPCLIVDDEPIARQIIETYCSHLPQLRVVASCGNALEAKAILQQQAVSILFLDINMPVLDGIAFLKTLRQPPQVIFTTAYKEYAVDAFDLAACDYLLKPFSLERFIVAVDKALAALRPTPVALPDKSESFVFLKSEGRIYKLLHEEILFAEASGNNTKIVTPKQMILPAMTFTRVEELLPGTVFLRVHRSFLVNKSKISHIEGNRIFLEGYEIPIGANYREQFLREVGLA; from the coding sequence ATGGTACCCTGCCTGATTGTAGATGACGAACCGATTGCCCGGCAAATCATCGAGACGTATTGTAGTCATTTACCCCAGCTTCGGGTCGTGGCCAGTTGTGGTAATGCTCTGGAAGCCAAGGCGATCCTGCAACAGCAAGCCGTATCGATTCTGTTTCTCGACATCAACATGCCCGTGCTGGATGGCATTGCCTTTCTGAAAACCCTTCGCCAGCCCCCGCAGGTCATTTTTACGACGGCCTACAAAGAATACGCCGTAGACGCCTTCGATCTGGCCGCCTGTGATTATCTGTTAAAACCCTTTTCACTGGAACGTTTCATCGTAGCCGTTGATAAAGCTCTGGCCGCTTTACGGCCTACGCCCGTAGCTCTGCCTGACAAGTCGGAAAGCTTTGTTTTTCTTAAATCCGAGGGCCGTATCTACAAACTCCTACACGAAGAGATTCTCTTTGCCGAAGCCAGTGGAAATAATACGAAGATTGTAACTCCGAAGCAGATGATTCTACCAGCGATGACGTTTACGCGGGTGGAAGAACTTTTGCCAGGTACGGTATTTCTGCGGGTACATCGTTCCTTTTTAGTCAACAAGTCCAAGATCTCACATATTGAAGGAAATCGCATTTTCCTGGAGGGCTACGAGATTCCGATTGGAGCCAATTACCGCGAGCAGTTTCTCCGGGAGGTGGGCTTAGCTTAA
- a CDS encoding pepsin/retropepsin-like aspartic protease family protein — translation MKPFSLLSFLFLVCLKSWSQEKPIRIPFQLTPANNLSVQVLINRIDTLQLMFHTASSGLTLTEDATRNVRSLKFARTDTVKSWGGEGNTSRYSPNNTLQLGNLTYQQVSIWENKYSGPGTDGKFGLDFFAGRVVEINFDEKDLVIHQHLPKTMRGYEKLDLKFQQDMLYLEGGLVIGTDTLRHSFLMHSGYAGSLLLDDAWVAQHPQIQHLPVISGQELKDSYGNRLKTKKSSLSAFLLGKAKLQQVPVSFFEGAIGRQKISVLGGDVLKRFNWIIDVAGGYVYVKPNRLQKAPFSTT, via the coding sequence ATGAAACCATTCAGCCTGCTCAGTTTTCTTTTCTTGGTTTGTTTAAAATCCTGGAGTCAAGAGAAGCCGATCCGCATCCCCTTTCAACTGACACCCGCCAATAACCTTTCGGTACAGGTTCTAATCAATCGGATCGATACTTTACAGCTTATGTTCCACACGGCATCGAGTGGACTCACACTTACGGAAGACGCTACGCGAAACGTGCGAAGTCTGAAATTTGCCCGAACTGATACGGTCAAAAGCTGGGGTGGCGAAGGGAACACTTCCCGGTATAGTCCAAACAACACGTTGCAATTGGGCAATCTAACTTATCAACAGGTTTCCATTTGGGAAAACAAATATTCGGGGCCCGGTACCGATGGAAAATTTGGCCTTGATTTTTTCGCGGGCCGGGTGGTTGAGATCAATTTTGACGAGAAAGACCTTGTCATTCATCAGCATCTCCCCAAAACCATGCGGGGATACGAGAAACTTGATCTGAAGTTCCAGCAGGATATGCTTTATCTGGAGGGTGGACTGGTTATCGGAACGGACACGCTGCGTCATTCTTTTCTCATGCATTCGGGGTATGCGGGTAGCCTGTTACTGGATGATGCCTGGGTGGCTCAGCACCCTCAGATTCAACATTTACCCGTCATCAGTGGCCAGGAGTTGAAGGATTCGTACGGCAATCGTTTAAAGACCAAGAAATCCAGCCTGTCGGCTTTTTTGCTGGGAAAGGCTAAGCTCCAGCAGGTTCCGGTCAGCTTTTTTGAGGGAGCGATTGGCAGACAAAAAATCAGTGTATTGGGCGGTGATGTGCTGAAACGATTCAATTGGATCATTGACGTTGCCGGAGGGTATGTGTACGTGAAGCCGAACCGTTTACAAAAAGCTCCATTTAGTACAACGTAA
- a CDS encoding sensor histidine kinase: MKPTSSINLFQTSRILHLLIAAAVVFVVYFLLEPYFERVLAGKHEDQVALLAGVYFVGGIYLGRTFSQLLTVNKTRIPNRQLIILLILILFCCIALLLINTLPSFLNLVIFITPFTALSILVGMFVKHIRTAISLQLKDAQVSAEQSQSELQLLQSQLSPHFLFNTLNNLYGLSLTDHEKVPPLLLKLSDLLRYSVYETKALWVPLVDELSYLDNYIAFEKIRLGNRLNLRVQWESIHDPSVQIAPMLLIVFVENAFKHSKNTVESKITIEIELKLWADSILFSVRNSYEKLEAQTLNKNSGLGLENARKRLELLYPEEHTLTIDAQPTFYQVLLQLKKK; encoded by the coding sequence ATGAAACCAACAAGCTCTATAAACCTTTTTCAGACGAGTCGGATTCTGCATCTGTTGATCGCGGCGGCGGTCGTTTTCGTCGTCTATTTCCTGTTAGAACCGTATTTCGAACGGGTCCTGGCGGGTAAGCACGAAGACCAGGTTGCGCTACTGGCGGGCGTGTACTTTGTGGGGGGGATCTACCTCGGTCGGACCTTTTCACAGCTTTTGACGGTCAACAAAACCCGCATTCCTAATCGACAATTAATCATTCTGCTTATTCTAATTCTCTTTTGTTGTATTGCTTTATTACTTATTAATACCTTACCCTCTTTCTTGAATCTCGTTATCTTCATCACACCCTTTACAGCTTTAAGCATTCTGGTGGGTATGTTTGTCAAGCATATTCGTACAGCCATCAGTTTACAGTTGAAGGATGCTCAGGTATCGGCGGAACAAAGTCAGAGTGAGTTGCAATTGTTACAGTCCCAGTTAAGTCCACACTTCTTGTTCAATACGCTTAACAATCTATACGGATTGTCGTTGACCGATCACGAGAAAGTCCCGCCCCTGCTGTTAAAACTTTCGGATCTTTTACGCTATTCTGTCTACGAAACCAAAGCCCTATGGGTGCCCTTGGTCGATGAACTTTCGTATCTGGATAACTACATTGCCTTTGAAAAAATCAGGTTGGGAAATCGGCTTAACTTGCGGGTACAGTGGGAAAGTATTCATGATCCTAGCGTGCAAATTGCCCCGATGTTGTTGATTGTGTTTGTTGAAAATGCGTTCAAACATTCTAAAAACACGGTTGAATCGAAGATTACCATTGAAATTGAACTGAAACTCTGGGCCGATTCCATTTTGTTTTCCGTTCGAAATTCGTACGAGAAACTAGAAGCTCAGACGCTCAATAAAAACAGTGGCCTGGGTTTGGAGAATGCCCGGAAACGGTTAGAACTTTTATACCCTGAAGAACATACCTTAACGATTGACGCCCAGCCGACGTTTTATCAGGTACTTTTACAGTTAAAGAAGAAGTAA
- a CDS encoding HAD hydrolase-like protein: MPYKLVIFDFDGTLANSFPYFLRTVNTLALTYKFPVIQPEDVDHLRGMDARQMMKRAKLPAWKMPLIARSFIRLMARDIDQIQLFEGIPVVLHQLAEQGVRLAIVSSNSEANIRRVLGPACASLISYYGCGASLFGKRRKFTKAMKRNGVLAHETLCIGDELRDLEAARQVATAFGGVAWGYTRADVLASHPDVTLFHTSTDLLQKVLGVPQP, translated from the coding sequence ATGCCTTATAAACTGGTCATTTTTGATTTTGACGGTACCCTGGCCAATTCCTTTCCGTACTTCCTGCGTACGGTAAATACGTTGGCTCTTACCTATAAGTTTCCCGTCATTCAACCCGAAGACGTGGATCACTTACGGGGTATGGATGCCCGACAAATGATGAAACGAGCCAAGCTACCCGCCTGGAAAATGCCACTGATTGCCCGATCGTTTATCCGGCTCATGGCCCGTGACATTGATCAAATTCAGCTGTTTGAAGGCATTCCAGTTGTGTTACACCAACTTGCCGAACAAGGCGTTCGGTTAGCCATCGTCAGTTCCAATAGTGAAGCCAATATACGCCGCGTACTGGGGCCAGCCTGTGCTTCGCTCATTTCCTATTACGGATGCGGTGCATCCCTGTTTGGGAAGCGAAGAAAGTTTACCAAAGCCATGAAGCGAAACGGTGTTCTAGCCCACGAAACCCTCTGCATCGGAGATGAACTTCGGGATTTAGAGGCCGCTCGTCAGGTAGCTACGGCCTTTGGAGGCGTCGCCTGGGGGTATACCCGGGCGGACGTACTAGCTTCGCACCCTGACGTTACGCTGTTTCATACCTCCACGGATTTGTTACAGAAAGTGCTAGGTGTACCGCAACCTTAA